The segment TTCAACAAACCGGTTATGGTCAAGGCCCAGGTGCTGGTAGGCGGGCGAGGCAAGGCCGGGGGAGTCAAGTATGCTGAGAACCCCGAGGCCGCGCGCGTCTTGGCCACCAAAATACTTGGGATGGACATCAAGGGCGAGACCGTACGCAAGGTGCTGATTTCGGAAGCGGTTGACATTCTCTCTGAGTCGTATGTCGGCATCATTCTCGACCGTGCCGCTCAGAAACCGGTGATCATGGTGTCATCAGCGGGCGGGGTGGATATCGAAGAGGTCGCCGCTAAAACCCCGGAGAAGATACATAAGCTGCATGTGGACCCGATCTACGGCCTTCAGTCATTCGAGGCGCGTAATCTTGCCTACAAGCTGTTCAAGGATATCGGGCAGGTGCGCAAGGCGGCTGATATCCTGATGAAACTGTACCGGACCTTTTGGGAGGTGGATGCTTCACTCGTGGAAATCAACCCTCTCGTGACTATTCAGGGTGGCGAGGTGGTCGCTATCGACGCCAAAGTGAACATCGATGACAACGCCCTCTTCCGCCACCCGGATATCGCCGCGATGCGTGATCTCGATGCTGAAATCCCGGCTGAGGTCAGGGCGCGCGAAGCCGATCTGTCGTTCGTCAAACTCGACGGCAGTATCGGCTGTATTGTCAACGGCGCCGGGCTGGCGATGGCCACGATGGACCTGGTCAAGAGGTACGGCGGCGAGCCGGCTAACTTCCTGGATATCGGCGGATCATCGAACCCGCAGAAAGTCGTCTCGGCCATGCAGATCATCCTCGATGATCCCAATGTCCGTTCGATTCTGATTAATATTTTCGGCGGCATCACAAGGTGCGATGATGTCGCCACCGGTATCGTCGAGGCCTTCCGGCAGCTCAGGCCGACAATCCCGGTCGTAGTCAGGCTGACCGGCACGAATGAGACGGAGGCGAGGAGGATACTTGCATCGGTAAAGCTGCCGTCGGCAGAAACGCTGGATAACGTCGTGAAGAAGGCGATTGAACTGGCCGGTCAGGCCGCATAGCAGGACAGTGAACAGGAGCCAAAGAGCATGTCAATTTTCATAGACAAGAAGACGACAGTTGTCGTTCAAGGCATCACGGGCCGTGACGGTTCATTCCACGCCGAACAGATGAAGAAGTACGGCACGAACGTGGTCGCCGGGGTGACACCCGGCAAAGGGGGCAGCAAGATCGGCGGGATACCGGTATTCAATACTATGAGCGAGGCGGTCGAAAAGACTTCGGCGAATACGTCGGTCATCTATGTGCCGCCGGCATTCGCAGTTGATGCTATCTACGAGGCGGTAACGGCGGGCATCAAGCTGGTGGTGTGTGTGACCGAGGGAGTTCCTGCCAATGATATGATGAAGGTCGTGCCATTTGTGAAGAGCCATGGCGCGCGCCTTATCGGTCCCAACTGTCCGGGACTGATTTCACCCGGCCAGTCGAAAGTGGGCATTCTGCCGGGGACTATCGTCAAGCCGGGGCCTATCGGGGTTGTTTCCCGCTCGGGCACGTTGACTTACGAAGCGATTTGGGCGCTCACGCTCGCCGACCTCGGCCAGACCAGCTGTGTGGGCATCGGCGGAGACCAGGTAATAGGCACAAACTTCATTGACTGTCTCGCGGCGTTCGAGGCCGACCCGGCCACCAAAGGTATTGTCATGATTGGTGAGATCGGCGGTTCCGATGAGGAACTGGCGGCGGCCTACATCAAGAAGCATCTCACCAAGCCGGTGGTGTCGTTTATCGCCGGGCAGAGCGCCCCTCCGGGCAAACGGATGGGCCACGCCGGTGCGATTGTCTCCGGCGGTTCGGGAACCGCCGAGGGGAAGATCAAAGCCTTGAACTCGGTGGGCATACCGGTGGCGGGTTCCCCCACTGAAATTCCAGACCTGATCAAGGAGGCTCTGAGGAAGACAAAATCCTCCGGAGGCAAGAAGGTCACGATGAAAAAGCGCGCGGAGATAAAAACCTCCAGACCGACTTCAAAGAAGTCCGCCGCTAAGTCCGCGAAGAAGGCGGCTACGAAGAAGACGACGAAGAAGAGATGAGCATTCAATCCATGAGTAGCGCAACAGAAGCACACCGTGCGAGGAGACGACATGAGTAGCCCTGACGCTGCCGAGGAAACCAAGCGTAAACCCGGCCCGCAGAGTAAGTACGATTATAGCGCGGGACCCCCGCCTCTGGAGATCAATATGAAGTGGTGCAAGGCCTGCAATATCTGCATTGCGCTTTGTCCCCAGGATGTATTTGAACCCAACCGCGACGGTAAGCCGATCATAGCGCGCGCCCAGAATTGTACCCAGTGTACGATTTGCTGGGTGCATTGCCCTGACCTGGCCATTACCAGCAACTACAAGTAGGAAAACAGGTTATGGCCAAAAAAGAACGAGTCCTGATCATGGGCAACCACGCCTGTGTATTAGGCGCTATTTATGCCGGCATGAGGTTTTACGCTGGTTATCCCATTACGCCGTCGACCGAGGTAGCCGAAGGGTGCGCCCGCGAGCTGCCGAAAATCGGCGGGCGTTTTATACAGATGGAGGATGAGATCGGCTCGATTGCGGCGGCCATCGGGGCATCAATTTCCGGGGTTAAATCTATGACCGCCACCTCCGGTCCGGGATATTCGCTGATGGTCGAGAACATCGGTTACGCCTACATGACCGAAACACCGGTCGTGATAATCAACGTCCAGCGCGGTGGGCCATCGACGGGTCTGCCCACCAAAGTAAGCCAGTCCGATACCATGCAGGCGCAGTGGGGGCCGCACGGCGATAACACGGCGATAGCGGTGGCGCCGTCAACCATTTACGAGACATTCACCGAGACAGTGCGCGCCTTCAATCTGGCCGAGAGATTTCGCAGCCCAGTGACAATTCTGCTGGACGAGGTAATCGGCCACTCGCGACAAGTGGTGACGCTGCCTGATCCCGGCGAGCTTGAGATCTTCAATCGCACTAAGCCAACCTGTCCACCGGAGGAGTTCGAGGCCTTCGCCATGACAGAGAATCTTGTCTCGCCCATGCCGGCGTTCGGCGATGGCTACCGTTACGTTTGCACCGGCCTCACCCATGACACACGTGGTTTTACCACGAACCGCCCGGATGAAATCGCTCCCAAGCTGCATAAGCTACGGCACAAGATTGTTGACTACAAAGAGGAGATCGTCAAGCTCCGCGACGAATACATGGACGACGCGGAGATCGCCTTCGTGTCATACGGCTCGGTGGCGCGGGCGGCACTTCAGGCGACGTCCATTGCGCGCAAAGCGGGCGCCAAGGTGGGCGCGGTACAACTGTTCACGATCTGGCCGTTCCCCGATGAGCAAATCAGACAACTATGCAGTCGCTGCCGGAAGGTCGTGGTTGGCGAATTGAACATGGGCCAGATCATTCACGAGGTGCGCCGGGTCCTGCCGCCGGATATCGAGGTCCACGGCTTGCAGCGCTTCGACGGCGAGATTCTCACACCCATGCAACTGGTCGAAAAGCTGGAGGAGGTGATCTGATGAGCACCGTAGTCAAAGAGAAGGACAAGCAGCGGTCCGATGTCATCCTGCAGTACCTCCGTCCCCGCAAAGCGATGCCCACTGTCTGGTGCGCCGGCTGCGGCAACGGGATTGTCATGTCGGCGATCATCCGGGCGGTCGATAATCTTGGGTTGTCCAAGGACAATGTTGTGATGGCTTCCGGAATCGGTTGCTCCAGCCGCATGCCGATCTATCTCGATTTCAATGCCCTGCATACCACGCACGGTCGAGCTTTGGCTTTCGCCACCGGCGTGAAATTCGCCCGTCCGGAGTTGAAAGTGATTGTGGTCACCGGCGACGGCGACGCCCTCGCTATCGGCGGCAACCACTTTATCCATGCCTGCCGCCGCAACATCGACATCACCACCGTGCTGATTAATAACAACATCTACGGCATGACCGGAGGGCAGGGCTCGCCCACGACGCCGGCTCACGCCTTTTCGACCACTACGCCGTTCGGCAACGCCGAGAAGCAGTTCGATCCCTGTGGACTGGCCCAGGCGGCGGGCGCATCGTTTGTTGGACGAGGTACAGTGTACCACACGCCGCAGTTGGAAAAGCTCATCATGCAGGCGATCGAACATCGCGGCTTCTCGCTGGTCGAGGTCATTTCCAACTGCCACACCTATTTCGGCCGTTTGAACAAGCAGGGAGACGCGGTTACGATGATCAACGACTTCAAGGACCGCGCGGTGCCTCTCGCGAAGGCGCAGAAGATGACGCCCGAGGAACTGAAGGGCAAGTATGTGATCGGTCTGCTGCACAAGGAAGAGAAGACCGAATTCTGTGATGTCTACGATGATACCGTCAAACATCTGACGGGAGGTAAGCAGGCATGAGCGCGAAAGTTCTCGATAAGGTGCAAATCCCGCAGGATCGCTACGAGATGCGGCTCTCCGGCTCGGGCGGCCAGGGGATGATTCTGGCGTCGGTCATTCTCGCCGAGGCCATCGCCAAGTCTGACGATCGCAATGTCGTTCAAACCCAGTCATACGGCCCCGAGGCGCGGGGCGGTGCGTCGAAGTCGGACGTAGTCATCTCGCCCAATGAGATTTACTATCCCAAGGCGATGAAGCTCGACCTCCTTTTGTGCATGACCCAGGAGTCGATGGACAAATACTACGGCGATCTCAAGCCGAACGGCACGCTCGTGGTTGACACCACGCTCGTTACTGACATCCCGGCAGATAAATACTACGGGCTGCCGTTTACTCGGTTGGCGCGTGAGGAGGCCGGACATGTGATGGTGGCCAATGTGATCGCGCTCTCGGCTATTGCTGAACTAACCGGCCTGGTGTCACGTGTGGCGCTGACCTCCGCGGTCTTGAAACGCGCGCCGCGCGGCACTGAGGAGAAGAATAAGAAAGCGATCGACATCGGCTTCACCGAGGCGGCGAAACTGAAACAGGGGAAGAGCTGAAATATGAGCCGTACCCTGCTGATTGTCAAACCGGACGCGGTCCAGCGACGCCTTGTCGGCCACGTGATCTCCCGCCTTGAAAGGGCCGGTTTTCGTATTGTGGAAATGCGCATGTTGACCCTGACCGAAGCGAAAGCACGGGCTTTCTACGCCGTGCACGAGGGCAAGCCGTTTCTGGAGAGCCTGGTCCGGTTCATGACCTCGGGGCCGGTGGTGCCGATGCTGCTCGAAAGAGAGAACGCTGTGGACGATCTTCGCACTCTGATCGGCGCTACCGATCCCAAAAAGGCCGCGTGCGGCACGATCCGGCAGGAGATTGCGCTGGACATTGAGAAGAACTCGGTCCATGCGTCGGATTCCGATGAAAACGCTACTAAGGAGATCGCCCACTTCTTTTGAGCGGCTCCCCTCCCGCGTTCCCACCGCTATGGACGTCAAGTTGACATACGCCGAGGATACCATCTCTCTTACGCTTCCCGACTGGGTCGATATGCAGGAGTACGGCGTGTTGTCTGACGGTGCGCCGCTTTCGTATGATCAGTTTGTTGAGTCCTTCGAAAGGTCCGGGGGAGAGCGTGTGCTCGAGGGTGAGCCTCCCTTGATTATAGTCAACGATGGCCATCGCCCAACCCCTACCGCGCAGATACTCGATTGGCTCGATCAATACGATGGCCGCCTCCTGGACAACGCACTCTTTCTCATAGCGTGCGGCACACATGGGGAACCATCGGCAGATCACTACAGGAAGATATTCGGCAGGCACTTGGATCGGCTGAGAGACCGCCTTGCCTGGCATGATTGCGGCGATTTGAGCCGGATGACAAAGATCGGTTGTGACCGTTTCGGTGAGCCATTCTATCTGAACAGCCGGGCATTCAAGGCGCGGAAGATCCTGATTATCACTTCGGTGGAGCCGCATTATTTCGCTGGTTTCACGGGCGGCCGGAAGTCTCTTTTCCCCGGATTGACTGACCGCGCCACAATCGAGCGCAACCACAATCTGGCCAATTCCCTCGATTGCCAACCACTGAGACTCAAGGGCAACCCGATGGCTGAACATCTTGACGAATTGCTCGAACAATTCGATTCCAGTAAGGTGTTCTCGATCCAGGTTGTTGCCGATGCCTCCCGCCGCATACTCCACGCGTTCTGCGGCCCATTACAGATGGCTTTTGAGAAGGCGGTAGCGGCGTCATTTCAGCTATACGCTCACACCATACCCAGGCCATACGATCTGGTCCTCGCCGAGGTTCTCCCGCCGCTGGATCGCACTTTGTACCAGATTCAGAAGGGGCTCGAAAACAGCCAGGCCGGGTGCGCCGACCGAGGAACTGTGGCCGTGGTGGCGTCGTGCCGCGACGGCATCGGCAAGCGCAGTTTCTTTGATCTGGCTGGTTCATGGGATAGGGAGACGAACCAACCGCGCGACGGCGTCCCAAGATTCGGATCGCACAAGCTGTCACGGGTCAACGCCATGACGCGGCGCATCAACGTACGCCTGTACTCCGAGCTGCCCGATGATCAACCCCGTCGGGTGTTCTACGAGCCGGTTCACGATCTGGAGACGCTGACTCACGAATGTTTGAACAAGAACGATAGAAAACGGCTGGCGGTCGTACGCGACGCCGGCCACACGGTACTTAAACTCGCTGGTGCGCCATAGGACGCACACGGAATTACCAGGAGAGGATATATGAACAAGAAGATCGCCGTGATCGGAGCCGGCAATGTCGGGGCCTCATGCGCCATGTATCTGGCTGAGGCCAATTTTGCCGATGTCGTCATGGTCGACGTCATCGAGGACATGCCCAAAGGCAAAGGGCTTGACCTGACCCAGGCCGGACCGGTTCGCGGCTACAACGCCCGCGTGCTCGGCACCAATGATTTCAAGGATATGCAGGGAGCGGATATCGTCATCATGACCGCCGGCCTTGCCCGCAAACCGGGCATGACCCGCGAGGACCTGCTGACCAAGAACGCCGAGATCATCGCCGCCTGCGGCAAACACATCAAGAAATACTGCCCCAAGAGCATTGTGCTGATGGTCTCCAATCCGCTCGACCTGATGACCTTCCACATGCAGAACATCACCGGCTTTCCGAAAAACCGGGTGCTCGGCCAGGCGGGGGTACTCGACTCGGTGCGCTTCCGTACGTTTATCGCGATGGAGCTGAACGTGGCCATGACCGACGTGCAGGCGATGGTGCTGGGCGGACACGGCGACACTATGGTACCGCTACCACGGTACACCACTGTCGCCGGCATTCCAATCGGCGAGCTGATCGAGAAGAAGCGGATCGATGAGATCTGCGCTCGCACCGCCGACGGTGGCGGCGAGATCGTGCGCCTGCTCAAGACCGGCTCCGCGTATTACGCGCCTGCGGCGGCCACTGTCGATATGTGCCGCGCAATCTTCAACGATGAAAAACGGGTGTTGGCAGCGTCGGCCTGGCTGACCGGCCAGTACGGTATTACTGATATTTACATCGGCGTGCCGGTGGTGCTCGGTGCTGATGGTGTGGAGAAGATTTTCGAGTTGAAGCTCTCGAAGAACGAACTGAAATCGCTCCAGACCTCCGCCGCGACCTACAAAGAGCACCTCAAGATCATGGGGTATAAGTAGGCGGTCGATGACGCGGCCGACCTTCCGGTGTCCCTGCGCTTGCGCTGGGCAGCAAAAGCGTAGGGCAGAACCCACCGGTGCCCCATCGCTTGCGCTGGGTGGAGAAACCGTAGGGCAGAACCCGAGCCCGCTTCGGGCGAGTGGTTCTGCCAACCGAAGGCAGGGAAAAGAAGGAGCTGTCGGGCAGAGTCGCCTGACAACACGATGAATGGCAGAATTACGCCGCTGAAGCAGCGGGGGATTTTGCCCTACGAGAGTAGAGGTAGGGCAGGAGCCCCGTGCTCCTGCCACGGGTGATTGAAGTCGTGGCGTACAATGGCAGGACCGCAGGGGTCCTGCCCTACGTATTGAGATTGAACGATTTTGAATAAGGAGCTCACATGGCAAAAGTGAAACATATCGTGGTGCCGGCCGACGGCCAGCCGATCGCGGTGAAAAACAAAAAACTGGCCGTACCCGACAATCCGATCATCCCGCATATCGAGGGCGACGGTATCGGCCGCGACATATCCAAGGCGATGCGCCGTGTCGTCGATGCCGCGGTCGAAAAAGCTTACGGCGGCAAGAAGAAAATCGCCTGGATGGACATCCACGCCGGCGAAAGGGCCAACGCGCTCTACGGCGAGTGGCTGCCGAAAGAAACAACTGACGCCATCAAGAAATACTACGTGGCGATCAAAGGTCCGCTGACCACACCGGTAGGCGGCGGGTTCCGCTCGCTCAACGTGTCACTGCGCCAGATTCTCGATCTGTTCGCCTGTGTGCGGCCGGTGCGGTACTTCCGCGGGGTCGGCTCGCCGGTGACGCACCCGGAGAAGCTGAACATCACTATCTTCCGTGAGAACACCGAGGATGTCTACGCCGGTATCGAGTGGAAGAAGGGCAGTCCCGAGGTCAAGAAAGTCATCGCCTGGCTGAACAAGACCATGAAGACCCACATCCGCCCGGACTCCGGTGTCGGGGTCAAACCGATTTCGGTATTCGGCACCAAGCGGCTGGTGCGCAAGGCGATTCAGTTCGCGATTGATCGCAAGCGCAGCTCGGTCACGCTCGTTCACAAGGGGAACATCATGAAGTTCACTGAGGGCGCGTTCCGCGACTGGGGCTACAAGCTGGCCACCACTGAGTTCCGCGACAAGGTCGTCACTGAGGAGGAACTCTGGAGCAAATACGACGGCAAGGTGCCGGCAGGGAAGATCGTTATCAAAGACCGTATCGCCGACAGCATGTTCCAGCAACTGCTGCTTCGGCCGG is part of the Candidatus Zixiibacteriota bacterium genome and harbors:
- the sucC gene encoding ADP-forming succinate--CoA ligase subunit beta; the encoded protein is MKVHEYQARQMFAERGVPVPPGEIATTHLQAAEIATRFNKPVMVKAQVLVGGRGKAGGVKYAENPEAARVLATKILGMDIKGETVRKVLISEAVDILSESYVGIILDRAAQKPVIMVSSAGGVDIEEVAAKTPEKIHKLHVDPIYGLQSFEARNLAYKLFKDIGQVRKAADILMKLYRTFWEVDASLVEINPLVTIQGGEVVAIDAKVNIDDNALFRHPDIAAMRDLDAEIPAEVRAREADLSFVKLDGSIGCIVNGAGLAMATMDLVKRYGGEPANFLDIGGSSNPQKVVSAMQIILDDPNVRSILINIFGGITRCDDVATGIVEAFRQLRPTIPVVVRLTGTNETEARRILASVKLPSAETLDNVVKKAIELAGQAA
- the sucD gene encoding succinate--CoA ligase subunit alpha, whose product is MSIFIDKKTTVVVQGITGRDGSFHAEQMKKYGTNVVAGVTPGKGGSKIGGIPVFNTMSEAVEKTSANTSVIYVPPAFAVDAIYEAVTAGIKLVVCVTEGVPANDMMKVVPFVKSHGARLIGPNCPGLISPGQSKVGILPGTIVKPGPIGVVSRSGTLTYEAIWALTLADLGQTSCVGIGGDQVIGTNFIDCLAAFEADPATKGIVMIGEIGGSDEELAAAYIKKHLTKPVVSFIAGQSAPPGKRMGHAGAIVSGGSGTAEGKIKALNSVGIPVAGSPTEIPDLIKEALRKTKSSGGKKVTMKKRAEIKTSRPTSKKSAAKSAKKAATKKTTKKR
- a CDS encoding 4Fe-4S dicluster domain-containing protein: MSSPDAAEETKRKPGPQSKYDYSAGPPPLEINMKWCKACNICIALCPQDVFEPNRDGKPIIARAQNCTQCTICWVHCPDLAITSNYK
- a CDS encoding 2-oxoacid:acceptor oxidoreductase subunit alpha, coding for MAKKERVLIMGNHACVLGAIYAGMRFYAGYPITPSTEVAEGCARELPKIGGRFIQMEDEIGSIAAAIGASISGVKSMTATSGPGYSLMVENIGYAYMTETPVVIINVQRGGPSTGLPTKVSQSDTMQAQWGPHGDNTAIAVAPSTIYETFTETVRAFNLAERFRSPVTILLDEVIGHSRQVVTLPDPGELEIFNRTKPTCPPEEFEAFAMTENLVSPMPAFGDGYRYVCTGLTHDTRGFTTNRPDEIAPKLHKLRHKIVDYKEEIVKLRDEYMDDAEIAFVSYGSVARAALQATSIARKAGAKVGAVQLFTIWPFPDEQIRQLCSRCRKVVVGELNMGQIIHEVRRVLPPDIEVHGLQRFDGEILTPMQLVEKLEEVI
- a CDS encoding 2-oxoacid:ferredoxin oxidoreductase subunit beta; its protein translation is MSTVVKEKDKQRSDVILQYLRPRKAMPTVWCAGCGNGIVMSAIIRAVDNLGLSKDNVVMASGIGCSSRMPIYLDFNALHTTHGRALAFATGVKFARPELKVIVVTGDGDALAIGGNHFIHACRRNIDITTVLINNNIYGMTGGQGSPTTPAHAFSTTTPFGNAEKQFDPCGLAQAAGASFVGRGTVYHTPQLEKLIMQAIEHRGFSLVEVISNCHTYFGRLNKQGDAVTMINDFKDRAVPLAKAQKMTPEELKGKYVIGLLHKEEKTEFCDVYDDTVKHLTGGKQA
- a CDS encoding 2-oxoacid:acceptor oxidoreductase family protein, translating into MSAKVLDKVQIPQDRYEMRLSGSGGQGMILASVILAEAIAKSDDRNVVQTQSYGPEARGGASKSDVVISPNEIYYPKAMKLDLLLCMTQESMDKYYGDLKPNGTLVVDTTLVTDIPADKYYGLPFTRLAREEAGHVMVANVIALSAIAELTGLVSRVALTSAVLKRAPRGTEEKNKKAIDIGFTEAAKLKQGKS
- the ndk gene encoding nucleoside-diphosphate kinase; translated protein: MSRTLLIVKPDAVQRRLVGHVISRLERAGFRIVEMRMLTLTEAKARAFYAVHEGKPFLESLVRFMTSGPVVPMLLERENAVDDLRTLIGATDPKKAACGTIRQEIALDIEKNSVHASDSDENATKEIAHFF
- a CDS encoding lactate racemase domain-containing protein; the encoded protein is MKTLLRRSPTSFERLPSRVPTAMDVKLTYAEDTISLTLPDWVDMQEYGVLSDGAPLSYDQFVESFERSGGERVLEGEPPLIIVNDGHRPTPTAQILDWLDQYDGRLLDNALFLIACGTHGEPSADHYRKIFGRHLDRLRDRLAWHDCGDLSRMTKIGCDRFGEPFYLNSRAFKARKILIITSVEPHYFAGFTGGRKSLFPGLTDRATIERNHNLANSLDCQPLRLKGNPMAEHLDELLEQFDSSKVFSIQVVADASRRILHAFCGPLQMAFEKAVAASFQLYAHTIPRPYDLVLAEVLPPLDRTLYQIQKGLENSQAGCADRGTVAVVASCRDGIGKRSFFDLAGSWDRETNQPRDGVPRFGSHKLSRVNAMTRRINVRLYSELPDDQPRRVFYEPVHDLETLTHECLNKNDRKRLAVVRDAGHTVLKLAGAP
- the mdh gene encoding malate dehydrogenase; this translates as MNKKIAVIGAGNVGASCAMYLAEANFADVVMVDVIEDMPKGKGLDLTQAGPVRGYNARVLGTNDFKDMQGADIVIMTAGLARKPGMTREDLLTKNAEIIAACGKHIKKYCPKSIVLMVSNPLDLMTFHMQNITGFPKNRVLGQAGVLDSVRFRTFIAMELNVAMTDVQAMVLGGHGDTMVPLPRYTTVAGIPIGELIEKKRIDEICARTADGGGEIVRLLKTGSAYYAPAAATVDMCRAIFNDEKRVLAASAWLTGQYGITDIYIGVPVVLGADGVEKIFELKLSKNELKSLQTSAATYKEHLKIMGYK
- the icd gene encoding isocitrate dehydrogenase (NADP(+)) codes for the protein MAKVKHIVVPADGQPIAVKNKKLAVPDNPIIPHIEGDGIGRDISKAMRRVVDAAVEKAYGGKKKIAWMDIHAGERANALYGEWLPKETTDAIKKYYVAIKGPLTTPVGGGFRSLNVSLRQILDLFACVRPVRYFRGVGSPVTHPEKLNITIFRENTEDVYAGIEWKKGSPEVKKVIAWLNKTMKTHIRPDSGVGVKPISVFGTKRLVRKAIQFAIDRKRSSVTLVHKGNIMKFTEGAFRDWGYKLATTEFRDKVVTEEELWSKYDGKVPAGKIVIKDRIADSMFQQLLLRPDEYDVLATPNLNGDYLSDAAAAQVGGLGMAAGANMSNYVALFEATHGTAPKYADKDVINPGSLILSAVMMLEYMGWDEAAKLIDSGLQKTIDNKTVTYDLERQMTGARKVGTSEFATEIIKNM